One Syntrophorhabdaceae bacterium genomic region harbors:
- a CDS encoding homoserine dehydrogenase: MIRVGIIGLGTVGTGTYRILKEHHDLIKSRTGIDIKVAKVADIDLNKAIAMGLNKDMFTTDAFDIINDKKIDIVVELIGGTTAAYDFIIESIKNRKGIITANKSLLAQRGREIFRLARLHGSPLGFEASVCGGIPVIRAVKEGLVANKITSIMGILNGTSNYIMTKMTEEGKPFKDALRDAQSHGFAEQDPTYDVEGIDAAHKLCILISLAFGCHINMKDITTRGITKIEPVDIELAKEFGYRIKLLAIARQDEGKLEARVEPAMIPISHPLSSVGDVFNAVYIVGDMVGPNMFYGKGAGSEPTGSAVVSDIVDIARIIESKNTLKGFSGLRFNNRIKIKRSDDSCVPFYLRFTAQDMPGVLSKVSGILAKYMISISTVIQKGRQENGYVPIVMLTHEAIEGDIKKAIEEIDRLPFIKGESIYIRIEEGLS; the protein is encoded by the coding sequence ATGATAAGAGTTGGAATTATCGGTTTAGGTACGGTAGGAACAGGCACATACAGGATATTAAAAGAGCATCATGATCTTATTAAATCCAGAACTGGAATTGATATAAAGGTAGCCAAGGTAGCTGATATAGATTTAAACAAAGCTATAGCTATGGGCTTGAATAAAGACATGTTTACTACCGATGCCTTTGATATAATAAACGATAAAAAGATAGATATAGTTGTTGAGCTTATAGGCGGGACAACTGCGGCATATGATTTTATAATAGAATCCATAAAAAACAGAAAAGGTATTATAACAGCAAACAAGTCCCTCCTTGCCCAGAGAGGCAGAGAGATATTCAGGCTTGCCAGGTTACATGGCTCACCCTTAGGTTTTGAGGCATCGGTTTGTGGTGGCATACCTGTTATAAGGGCTGTAAAAGAAGGTCTTGTAGCAAACAAGATAACAAGTATAATGGGTATACTTAATGGAACGAGTAATTACATTATGACCAAGATGACAGAAGAGGGCAAACCATTTAAAGATGCCCTCAGAGATGCACAGAGTCATGGTTTTGCGGAACAGGATCCTACCTATGATGTAGAGGGTATCGATGCTGCCCATAAGCTTTGTATACTCATAAGCCTTGCCTTTGGATGTCATATCAATATGAAGGACATCACCACAAGGGGGATTACAAAGATAGAGCCTGTAGATATAGAGCTTGCAAAAGAGTTTGGTTACAGGATAAAACTCCTTGCCATTGCAAGACAGGATGAAGGTAAATTGGAGGCAAGGGTTGAACCTGCCATGATACCTATTTCTCATCCTTTAAGCAGTGTAGGTGATGTGTTTAATGCAGTATACATTGTTGGAGATATGGTTGGTCCTAATATGTTCTATGGAAAGGGCGCAGGTTCAGAGCCAACAGGCAGTGCAGTGGTGAGTGATATAGTGGACATAGCCCGTATTATTGAATCAAAAAATACGCTGAAGGGCTTTTCAGGGTTAAGGTTCAATAACAGGATAAAGATCAAAAGAAGTGATGACTCGTGCGTGCCTTTTTACCTTAGATTTACCGCGCAGGACATGCCAGGCGTGCTTTCTAAGGTTTCCGGTATACTTGCAAAATATATGATAAGCATCTCCACTGTTATACAGAAAGGTAGACAGGAGAACGGCTATGTTCCCATAGTAATGCTAACCCATGAGGCAATAGAGGGGGATATAAAAAAGGCAATAGAGGAGATTGACAGGTTGCCTTTTATTAAGGGTGAGAGCATATACATTAGAATAGAGGAAGGTTTAAGCTGA
- a CDS encoding cofactor-independent phosphoglycerate mutase: MKYIVIIGDGMADFPMDELNGKTPLMVAKKPYMDMMARKGICGKVKTIPDGFPPGSDVAGMSLFGYDPSRFYTGRAPIEAYGMGIAMSEIDVAFRCNMVSISSAQGEDIMEDYSGGQISTEEAGLFIELLNNRIGRAEFEFFTGVGYRHIMIWRGGKWEMSTTPPHDITKKAILDYLPKGSGADTLIKIMDISKELFRDHPVNQKRIASGKVPVTNIWLWGQGKKASFPLFYEKFGLKGATVAAVDLIKGISSLAGFDRPFVKGAIGYIDTDYSAKAEKALELLKTHDIVYIHVEAPDEASHSGNIKEKIKAIENIDSKILGPLYEKMSGNTRFLVVTDHATPISLKTHYACPVPFAIYEKDGERQGFPKGFNEEIEGMTLDGEGLIRLFLKHRD; encoded by the coding sequence ATGAAATATATTGTCATAATCGGCGATGGGATGGCTGATTTTCCTATGGATGAACTAAATGGAAAAACACCCCTCATGGTTGCAAAAAAACCCTATATGGATATGATGGCAAGAAAGGGTATATGCGGAAAGGTAAAGACTATACCAGATGGGTTTCCACCAGGAAGCGATGTGGCAGGCATGTCGCTATTTGGCTATGATCCATCCAGGTTTTACACAGGTAGGGCGCCTATTGAGGCATATGGAATGGGCATTGCCATGAGTGAAATAGATGTTGCCTTTAGGTGTAATATGGTGAGCATCTCATCAGCCCAGGGTGAGGATATCATGGAAGACTATAGCGGTGGCCAGATATCCACAGAAGAGGCAGGGTTATTCATAGAGCTTTTAAATAATAGAATAGGAAGGGCTGAGTTTGAGTTCTTTACAGGAGTGGGATATAGACATATTATGATATGGAGGGGTGGCAAATGGGAGATGTCAACTACCCCGCCCCATGACATTACAAAAAAGGCTATATTAGATTATCTTCCAAAAGGCTCTGGCGCAGATACTTTGATCAAGATTATGGATATCTCAAAGGAACTTTTTAGAGATCATCCGGTTAATCAAAAAAGGATAGCGTCTGGCAAGGTCCCTGTTACAAACATATGGCTCTGGGGACAGGGAAAGAAGGCATCATTTCCCTTATTTTATGAAAAGTTTGGCCTTAAAGGTGCCACAGTGGCTGCAGTAGACCTTATAAAAGGTATAAGCAGTCTCGCAGGATTTGATAGACCCTTTGTAAAGGGTGCGATCGGCTACATTGATACAGACTATAGTGCCAAGGCAGAAAAGGCATTAGAGTTGCTTAAAACTCATGATATAGTTTATATCCATGTGGAGGCACCAGACGAGGCGTCCCATAGCGGTAACATCAAGGAAAAGATAAAAGCCATAGAAAATATAGATAGTAAGATTTTAGGACCCCTTTATGAAAAGATGTCGGGCAATACCAGATTTTTGGTTGTTACAGATCATGCAACACCCATATCATTGAAGACACACTATGCGTGCCCTGTGCCCTTTGCTATCTATGAAAAAGATGGGGAAAGACAGGGGTTTCCCAAGGGGTTCAACGAGGAAATAGAGGGCATGACCTTGGATGGGGAGGGCCTAATAAGACTTTTTTTAAAACACAGGGATTAA
- a CDS encoding CTP synthase — MRQKFIFVTGGVVSSLGKGIASASIGALLESRGLTVALKKLDPYINVDPGTMSPFQHGEVFVTDDGAETDLDLGHYERFTSYTGSKRSNFTTGQVYDSVISRERKGEYLGVTVQVIPHITDEIKNRILDVDDGIDIVIVEIGGTVGDIESLPFLEAIRQLRNDLGKENTLFIHLTLVPFIKSAGEVKTKPTQHSVKELREIGIQPDILLCRAEDFLKQNLKDKIALFCNVEKDAVITAKDVDIIYEVPLLYHQEGLDEKITKTLNIWSRKPDLSKWEQIVSIIKNPKKQIEIALVGKYVKLKDSYKSLNEALVHGGIANNCKVNIRYVDSEDIESNPLNLPNDIDGILIPGGFGDRGIEGKIMAIRYARENSIPFFGLCLGMQLAVVEIARDLAGLEGAHSTEFDENTKYPVIYLIEEWVDRNHVTQRRNRLSDKGGTMRLGAYKCILKQGSLANRAYMQDTAFERHRHRYEFNMAFREQLERCGMIITGISPDGKLAEIIEFEGHPWFLACQFHPEFKSKPLDPHPLFREFIKASIKYRQEKSRCRKR, encoded by the coding sequence ATGCGTCAGAAGTTTATATTTGTAACAGGCGGCGTTGTATCTTCCCTTGGAAAAGGCATTGCATCTGCCTCCATAGGTGCCTTGCTGGAATCGAGGGGTTTGACAGTTGCCTTAAAAAAGCTCGATCCATACATAAATGTGGATCCAGGGACTATGAGTCCTTTCCAGCATGGAGAGGTTTTTGTAACAGATGACGGTGCAGAGACAGACCTTGACCTTGGACACTATGAGAGATTTACCAGCTACACAGGTTCAAAGAGGAGCAACTTCACCACAGGTCAGGTATATGACTCGGTAATATCAAGAGAGAGAAAAGGTGAATACCTTGGCGTTACTGTTCAGGTCATACCCCATATTACCGATGAGATAAAAAACAGGATCCTTGACGTGGATGACGGCATTGACATAGTCATCGTAGAGATAGGAGGGACAGTAGGTGACATAGAAAGCCTCCCCTTTTTAGAGGCAATAAGACAGTTGAGAAACGACCTGGGCAAGGAGAATACACTTTTTATCCATCTTACCCTTGTTCCATTTATAAAGTCTGCAGGAGAGGTAAAGACAAAACCAACACAGCATAGCGTGAAGGAATTGAGGGAGATAGGTATCCAACCCGATATCCTCCTTTGCAGGGCAGAAGATTTCTTAAAACAGAATTTGAAAGACAAGATAGCCCTTTTCTGTAATGTGGAAAAGGATGCGGTCATAACAGCCAAGGATGTGGATATAATCTATGAGGTCCCCCTTTTATATCACCAAGAGGGACTTGATGAAAAGATTACAAAGACATTAAATATTTGGTCTCGAAAGCCTGATTTATCTAAGTGGGAGCAGATAGTCAGCATAATAAAAAATCCAAAGAAACAAATAGAGATTGCCCTTGTGGGTAAGTATGTTAAGCTTAAGGACTCGTATAAGAGTCTCAATGAGGCCCTTGTTCATGGTGGAATAGCAAATAATTGTAAGGTAAATATTAGATATGTTGATTCAGAAGATATAGAGTCAAATCCCTTGAATCTCCCTAATGATATAGATGGTATCCTTATCCCGGGTGGATTTGGCGATAGGGGGATAGAAGGGAAGATCATGGCAATAAGGTATGCCAGGGAGAATAGTATACCCTTTTTTGGTCTCTGTCTTGGCATGCAGCTTGCCGTTGTTGAGATTGCCAGGGATTTAGCAGGACTCGAAGGCGCCCATAGCACAGAATTTGATGAAAATACAAAATATCCTGTAATATATTTGATTGAGGAATGGGTTGATAGAAACCATGTTACCCAAAGACGCAACAGGCTTTCTGATAAAGGCGGTACTATGAGGCTCGGTGCCTATAAATGTATTTTAAAACAGGGTAGCCTTGCAAATAGGGCATATATGCAGGATACGGCTTTTGAGAGACACAGGCATAGATACGAATTCAATATGGCTTTCCGAGAACAACTTGAAAGATGTGGCATGATTATAACCGGTATTTCGCCGGATGGAAAATTAGCAGAGATTATAGAGTTTGAAGGTCATCCATGGTTTCTTGCCTGCCAGTTTCATCCTGAATTCAAATCAAAACCCCTTGACCCCCACCCACTTTTCAGGGAATTCATCAAGGCATCAATAAAATATAGGCAGGAAAAAAGTAGATGCAGAAAGAGATAG
- the kdsA gene encoding 3-deoxy-8-phosphooctulonate synthase, with protein sequence MQKEIDIKGIRIGKKPFVFIAGPCVIEPEDTTLRIAELLVDITKKLHVPFIFKSSYDKANRTSIKSYRGPGIIKGLEILAKVRNTFGCPVLTDVHSKEEAQIAGEVVDVIQVPALLSRQTDILIECGRTSKVVNIKKGQFMAPYDVKYAIDKVESTGNMKIIVTERGTCFGYNNLVNDFRAIPILKGLGYPVVFDATHSVQKPGALQGCSGGEREFVLPLSKAAIAIGVDGIFMEVHINPEEALCDGENSVAIRDLPSYLMTLKRIEESL encoded by the coding sequence ATGCAGAAAGAGATAGATATAAAGGGTATCAGGATTGGGAAAAAACCTTTTGTCTTTATCGCCGGGCCTTGTGTAATAGAACCAGAAGACACAACCTTAAGGATAGCAGAACTCCTTGTGGATATCACAAAAAAACTCCATGTTCCCTTTATTTTTAAATCCTCATACGATAAGGCAAATAGAACCTCTATTAAAAGTTATAGGGGGCCTGGTATCATCAAAGGTTTAGAGATACTGGCTAAAGTTAGGAATACCTTTGGATGCCCTGTCCTTACCGATGTCCACTCTAAAGAGGAGGCACAGATTGCAGGGGAGGTTGTGGATGTTATTCAGGTGCCTGCGCTTCTTTCAAGACAGACAGACATACTCATTGAATGTGGTAGGACCAGCAAGGTTGTAAATATAAAGAAAGGTCAGTTCATGGCTCCTTATGATGTAAAATATGCAATAGATAAGGTAGAATCAACAGGAAACATGAAGATAATAGTAACAGAAAGAGGGACATGCTTTGGTTATAATAATCTTGTGAACGATTTCAGGGCGATCCCGATCTTAAAAGGCCTTGGATATCCTGTGGTCTTTGATGCAACCCATAGTGTCCAGAAGCCAGGGGCATTACAGGGATGTTCAGGCGGGGAAAGGGAGTTTGTCCTGCCCCTGTCAAAGGCAGCTATTGCTATAGGTGTGGATGGTATCTTTATGGAGGTGCATATAAATCCTGAAGAGGCTTTGTGTGATGGTGAAAATTCGGTTGCCATAAGGGATCTCCCCAGTTATCTCATGACATTAAAGCGAATAGAGGAATCACTGTGA
- a CDS encoding KpsF/GutQ family sugar-phosphate isomerase, which yields MKNTLDIAKDVLRKEANAIIKLTEELNQDFDKVVNTIYECSGRVVFIGAGKSGLICKKISSTLSSIGTASMFLHPADSLHGDIGMLQKGDVVVIISNSGETEEIIKILPWIKRMGLPIIAITSKRDSTIGENSDIVLCVNVEEACPYNIIPTSSTTATLALGDAIAIALMEKKNFKLEDFAYLHPGGAIGRRLLLKVEDLMHTGNEIPKVYEDMTMKYVILEITSKRLGVAGVFNRAEVLTGIITDGDLRRAIERYDNIMQKKAEELMTKNPKTIKRDNLAVQALKKMEDFSITSLFVMENDEQGTPVGIIHIHDLLKAKIA from the coding sequence GTGAAGAACACATTGGATATTGCAAAAGATGTATTAAGAAAAGAAGCAAATGCAATCATCAAACTAACAGAAGAGTTGAACCAGGATTTTGATAAGGTCGTAAATACCATCTATGAATGTTCAGGCAGGGTTGTTTTTATTGGTGCAGGGAAATCAGGTCTTATATGTAAAAAGATATCATCTACTCTTTCGAGCATAGGTACTGCCTCTATGTTTTTGCATCCTGCAGATTCTCTTCATGGAGATATAGGAATGCTCCAAAAAGGCGATGTAGTAGTAATTATAAGTAACAGTGGCGAGACTGAGGAGATAATAAAAATTCTGCCATGGATTAAGAGAATGGGGCTACCTATAATAGCCATTACAAGCAAAAGAGATTCTACTATTGGTGAAAACAGTGATATTGTCTTATGTGTAAACGTTGAAGAGGCATGTCCTTATAATATAATCCCCACATCAAGCACAACAGCCACCTTAGCCCTTGGAGATGCCATTGCCATAGCCCTTATGGAAAAAAAGAATTTTAAGCTTGAAGACTTTGCATACCTACATCCAGGCGGGGCAATAGGAAGGAGGTTGCTCCTTAAGGTTGAAGACCTCATGCACACAGGCAATGAGATCCCAAAGGTATATGAGGACATGACCATGAAATATGTAATACTTGAGATAACATCAAAGAGGCTTGGTGTGGCAGGGGTGTTCAATAGGGCAGAAGTGCTTACCGGGATCATAACAGACGGTGACCTGAGAAGGGCAATAGAAAGATATGACAATATTATGCAAAAGAAGGCAGAAGAACTGATGACAAAAAACCCGAAGACAATAAAAAGGGATAATCTTGCGGTGCAGGCTTTAAAAAAGATGGAGGACTTTTCCATTACATCCCTATTTGTCATGGAGAATGATGAACAGGGGACACCTGTAGGTATAATACACATCCATGACCTTTTAAAGGCAAAGATTGCATAG
- the lptC gene encoding LPS export ABC transporter periplasmic protein LptC, producing MKDRKIIVYISLGLIISVSLVALYFFLRKPVRTQIPKSIQEKKVIVFKDVKYSGEKRGIVDWEIKADMARNFIDKPVVEIEGIDGQYKPKPDVVVYFTGKKGIINTEEEKGTVEDVAIDYKREYNLKSRYMDFDFKNGITSTEAPIEIRGEKLTMRGIGLLAETKDETVKIKKDVSGFIVTDKGKYKFEADTFLYLLRENLFILDGRVVMKGDMLNLLCNKVSIRTRENQIEMAEATGKVRMISQGSVAQGEKAVYNFKDNSVILTGSPRLIRENVEMVGSSVKYDMKLGRFYVDMPRVRIERQ from the coding sequence ATGAAGGACAGAAAGATTATTGTATATATATCCCTCGGTCTAATAATATCTGTATCTTTGGTGGCACTATATTTTTTTTTGAGAAAGCCTGTTAGGACCCAAATACCAAAATCAATCCAGGAAAAAAAGGTTATAGTTTTTAAGGATGTGAAATACTCAGGTGAAAAAAGGGGTATTGTGGATTGGGAGATAAAGGCAGACATGGCAAGGAATTTTATAGACAAGCCTGTTGTGGAAATAGAAGGCATAGATGGACAATATAAACCGAAACCTGATGTTGTTGTATATTTTACTGGAAAAAAAGGTATAATAAATACAGAGGAGGAAAAAGGCACAGTAGAAGATGTAGCTATTGATTATAAGAGGGAGTATAATCTTAAAAGCAGGTATATGGATTTTGATTTTAAAAACGGCATTACATCTACAGAGGCACCTATAGAGATAAGGGGAGAGAAACTCACCATGAGGGGTATAGGATTATTGGCTGAGACAAAAGATGAAACCGTTAAAATAAAAAAGGATGTGTCTGGCTTTATAGTGACAGACAAGGGCAAATATAAGTTTGAAGCAGATACCTTTTTATACTTGCTTAGAGAAAACCTGTTCATTCTTGATGGAAGGGTGGTAATGAAGGGCGATATGCTGAACCTTCTATGTAATAAGGTCTCTATTAGAACCAGGGAGAATCAGATAGAAATGGCTGAGGCAACAGGAAAGGTAAGGATGATATCCCAGGGTAGTGTTGCCCAAGGAGAAAAGGCAGTATATAATTTTAAGGACAATTCCGTTATTCTTACAGGTTCCCCCAGGCTTATTAGAGAAAACGTGGAGATGGTGGGAAGCTCAGTAAAATATGATATGAAATTAGGCAGATTCTACGTTGATATGCCCAGGGTGAGGATAGAAAGACAATGA
- the lptB gene encoding LPS export ABC transporter ATP-binding protein produces the protein MKGNSSLSAERLSKSYGARKVVDEVSLSVETGEIVGLFGPNGAGKTTTFYMIIGFIKPDKGSIKLDSEDMTGLPMFLRARKGITYLPQEPSVFKKMSVQDNLRSILEFQKEDGININHKVMELLESFKLDHLARNMADSLSGGERRRLEIARALMIAPKFMLLDEPFSGIDPISISDLKKIILGLQKRGIGILLSDHNVRDSLPLCNRAYIVNNGRVLLEGAPEMVSKDKMVREVYLGEEFYLDVGA, from the coding sequence ATGAAAGGCAACTCGAGTCTCTCTGCTGAAAGGTTATCTAAATCTTATGGCGCCAGAAAGGTAGTAGATGAGGTAAGTCTATCTGTAGAAACAGGGGAGATAGTAGGTCTTTTTGGCCCAAATGGTGCTGGCAAGACAACCACATTCTATATGATTATTGGCTTTATTAAGCCTGATAAAGGTTCTATAAAACTTGATTCAGAGGATATGACCGGGCTTCCTATGTTTTTAAGGGCGAGAAAGGGGATCACCTATCTTCCTCAGGAACCATCTGTATTCAAAAAGATGAGTGTCCAAGATAACCTGAGGTCTATCCTTGAATTCCAAAAAGAAGATGGTATAAACATAAATCATAAGGTCATGGAACTATTGGAGTCATTTAAGCTTGATCACCTGGCAAGAAACATGGCAGATTCCCTATCCGGTGGTGAGAGAAGGAGACTTGAGATTGCCAGGGCATTGATGATAGCACCGAAATTTATGCTCCTTGATGAGCCTTTTTCTGGCATTGACCCTATATCCATCTCAGATCTGAAAAAGATTATACTCGGTCTACAGAAAAGGGGCATAGGCATACTGTTATCTGACCATAATGTAAGGGATTCCCTTCCTTTGTGCAACAGGGCCTATATAGTAAATAATGGAAGGGTTCTCCTTGAAGGTGCCCCTGAAATGGTTTCTAAGGATAAGATGGTAAGAGAGGTCTATCTTGGGGAGGAGTTTTATTTAGATGTTGGAGCTTAA
- the rpoN gene encoding RNA polymerase factor sigma-54, protein MLELKQTQKLQAILTPQLQQAIRLLQLSQIELIEAIEQELKENPILEIVEDKPSEEGFKEDEATESGEKPYEKEDMEEFLERFSPTEEFYEREEKGYLNYENIVKKTSDLRDYLRWQAGLSDFDAHERLIAEWIIENINDNGYLAFSITEIASVSGYTEKELEGVLKKIQTFDPPGIGARDLKESILLQYEAKGGKDPIFIDIVKTCFDMLQGNNIKAISKKTGYSQEKIKAVLEEIKAFDPKPGRNFSDEQVAYVIPDVYVVKADDGFEVFLNEEDIPELQMNRYYMELNLNKEINGETRKYLKSKVKQAEWFIKSLQQRQKTLYLVAKSIVSHQLPFFESGIRFLKPLNLRDVSGELGIHESTVSRVTTNKYISTPHGIFEMKFFFPTGINKDHGEMLSTNVVMGLIKELIDGEDKRNPLTDDEIVSILKAKKGIAIARRTVAKYRDMLNILSSRNRRID, encoded by the coding sequence ATGTTGGAGCTTAAACAGACCCAGAAACTTCAGGCAATATTGACGCCGCAATTACAGCAGGCAATTAGGTTATTGCAGCTTTCCCAGATCGAGCTCATTGAAGCTATTGAACAGGAACTAAAGGAGAATCCTATACTTGAGATTGTAGAAGATAAACCGTCTGAAGAGGGGTTTAAAGAAGATGAAGCAACAGAATCAGGCGAGAAGCCATATGAAAAAGAGGACATGGAGGAGTTCCTTGAAAGGTTTTCACCTACAGAGGAGTTTTATGAGAGAGAAGAAAAGGGTTATCTCAATTACGAAAATATTGTAAAGAAGACATCGGACTTAAGGGATTATTTAAGATGGCAGGCAGGGCTATCGGATTTTGATGCCCATGAAAGGCTTATTGCAGAATGGATCATAGAAAATATAAACGATAACGGCTATCTTGCTTTTAGTATCACCGAGATAGCCTCTGTTTCAGGCTATACCGAGAAAGAACTCGAAGGCGTCCTTAAAAAGATACAGACATTTGACCCCCCAGGCATTGGTGCCAGGGATTTAAAAGAATCCATTTTATTGCAATATGAGGCAAAAGGAGGAAAAGATCCGATATTTATAGATATAGTAAAGACTTGTTTTGATATGCTTCAGGGTAATAACATAAAGGCTATCTCAAAAAAGACAGGCTATTCCCAGGAGAAAATCAAGGCCGTTCTTGAGGAGATAAAAGCCTTTGACCCTAAGCCAGGCAGGAACTTTAGCGATGAGCAGGTCGCTTATGTGATACCCGATGTATATGTTGTTAAGGCAGATGATGGTTTTGAGGTCTTTCTTAATGAGGAGGATATACCTGAGCTTCAGATGAACAGATATTACATGGAGTTGAATCTTAATAAAGAGATAAATGGCGAGACGAGAAAGTATTTAAAAAGCAAGGTTAAACAGGCAGAATGGTTCATCAAGAGCCTTCAGCAGAGACAAAAGACCCTATACCTTGTTGCAAAGAGCATTGTATCCCATCAATTGCCATTTTTTGAAAGTGGCATTAGATTTTTGAAGCCCCTTAATCTCAGGGATGTGTCAGGAGAACTGGGGATACACGAATCAACGGTAAGTCGTGTTACCACCAATAAATATATAAGCACTCCTCACGGGATCTTTGAGATGAAATTCTTTTTCCCCACAGGGATAAATAAGGATCATGGCGAGATGCTCTCCACTAATGTTGTTATGGGTCTCATAAAAGAACTTATAGATGGTGAGGATAAACGCAATCCCCTCACAGACGATGAGATAGTATCCATATTAAAGGCAAAAAAGGGTATTGCCATAGCCAGAAGGACAGTGGCTAAATATAGAGATATGCTCAATATTTTATCGTCAAGGAATAGAAGGATAGATTAA
- the raiA gene encoding ribosome-associated translation inhibitor RaiA, with protein sequence MDITISFRHIEPDEGIKTYVEEKFVRLQKYIETPLEVHVVLSMEKKYRYRVDVMFTLNGVVINAHEVMDDMRAAVDKILDKIERRLTRYRDKLKKYRDAKPKKEIMAKEDTGSKIIFTKTINAKPMDTEEAVMQLEASGDSFMIYRDSEKGNVCVIYKRKDGNFGLIEASSRIS encoded by the coding sequence ATGGATATAACAATAAGCTTTAGACACATTGAACCAGATGAAGGGATAAAGACCTATGTGGAGGAAAAATTTGTAAGGCTTCAGAAATATATAGAGACCCCTCTTGAAGTTCATGTTGTCCTTTCCATGGAGAAAAAATACAGGTATAGGGTTGACGTCATGTTTACATTAAACGGGGTAGTTATAAACGCCCATGAGGTAATGGATGACATGCGGGCAGCAGTAGACAAGATACTCGATAAGATAGAGAGAAGGCTTACAAGATATAGGGATAAATTGAAAAAATATAGGGATGCAAAGCCAAAAAAAGAAATCATGGCAAAAGAAGACACAGGATCAAAGATCATTTTCACAAAGACCATCAATGCCAAGCCAATGGATACCGAAGAGGCTGTCATGCAACTTGAGGCATCTGGTGATAGCTTCATGATATACAGAGATAGCGAAAAAGGAAATGTCTGCGTTATATACAAGAGAAAAGATGGGAATTTTGGTTTGATAGAGGCATCCAGCAGAATATCATGA
- a CDS encoding PTS sugar transporter subunit IIA, with the protein MKLQEILLESCVIDNIAASTKNDAIYELCGALKKAGLINNVQEVVDIIIERERLGSTGIGEGIAIPHGKMKGIKNILCAIGKSSKGIDFDAIDKKPVNIIFLLLAPEGSASMHLKMLSRISKILRDHSIRKRLLELKDAHEIYSYIIEEDSKI; encoded by the coding sequence ATGAAATTGCAAGAGATACTCCTTGAGTCCTGCGTAATAGACAATATTGCTGCATCCACTAAAAACGATGCCATATATGAATTATGCGGGGCGCTAAAAAAGGCAGGATTAATAAACAATGTTCAGGAGGTCGTGGATATAATTATAGAAAGAGAGAGGCTTGGCAGCACAGGTATTGGCGAAGGAATAGCAATCCCTCATGGAAAAATGAAAGGGATTAAAAACATATTATGTGCTATTGGTAAATCCAGTAAAGGAATAGATTTTGATGCCATAGACAAGAAGCCGGTGAATATAATCTTTTTACTCCTTGCCCCTGAGGGTTCAGCAAGTATGCATCTGAAGATGCTCTCCAGGATATCCAAGATTCTCAGAGACCACTCTATCAGAAAGAGGCTCCTTGAGCTTAAGGATGCCCATGAAATATATTCTTACATAATTGAAGAGGACAGCAAGATTTGA